The window TTCATTGCCCCAGTGATGGCATTTACTTCTTTTACGGATTTCGCGCCATGCTTTACAACTGCTTCAATTACCTGATTTTCTGTGACTTCGCTACAATAACAAGCATACTTAGGATCTGCATCTTTCTTAAACCAGATAGGAACT of the Negativicoccus succinicivorans genome contains:
- a CDS encoding (2Fe-2S)-binding protein yields the protein VPIWFKKDADPKYACYCSEVTENQVIEAVVKHGAKSVKEVNAITGAMKNPNCKENNPLGVCCHKIIQEAIDKGLKMK